Proteins found in one Odontesthes bonariensis isolate fOdoBon6 chromosome 11, fOdoBon6.hap1, whole genome shotgun sequence genomic segment:
- the cnppd1 gene encoding protein CNPPD1 — protein sequence MDFDALFNENTFQFSDFQEFTFLPGHQKLSERVRKRLYYGLDTDVSLDAFSCPVTDIAVEIFQKSAPSPIRRLQKKYAAHVAREACISPCAMMLALVYIERLRHRNPEYLQKISSSDLFLISMMVASKYLYDEGEEEEVFNDEWGAAGKLDVQTVNNLEMNFLNAIEWSLFTDPNDFFGILSQLETSIAERQGMKRGWLTYTDLCVLLEESAWSQALTAIYQHFIKVSCMLGLVYLTSVAGLIATSAVLHQLSLCRSGQSLLPPPDEISFPHLQASKLNPETPVPAGRLPCCVLANKSLNRQAGEFEIDEYNRESHPSVSAEPSVLCLLGSLLASMGQIHPDRKSNTEAPQTWFSASLFCPGCFATLPHLRCGFGNTSALLVHGPVDDHQQLSVMSSSLHRSVEHSLDFQFGGLPSVQLLPCHPECVLPIDKVPALLVPG from the exons ATGGATTTCGACGCACTATTTAACgaaaatacatttcagtttTCGGACTTCCAGGAGTTCACG TTTCTTCCTGGGCACCAAAAACTGTCAGAACGGGTGAGAAAGAGACTGTATTATGGCCTGGACACAGACGTTTCTTTAGATGCCTTCTCATGTCCTGTTACAG ATATTGCTGTCGAAATCTTCCAGAAGTCTGCCCCAAGCCCAATAAGAAGGCTCCAGAAGAAGTATGCTGCTCATGTTGCGAG GGAGGCTTGCATCTCTCCATGTGCCATGATGCTGGCTTTGGTTTACATAGAAAGGCTCCGACATAGAAACCCCGAATATCTGCAAAAGATCTCCTCTTCTGACCTTTTCCTGATCTCGATG ATGGTTGCCAGCAAGTACCTGTATGatgaaggagaggaagaagaggttTTCAATGATGAGTGGGGAGCAGCCGGGAAACTGGACGTCCAAACTGTCAATAACCTGGAAATGAATTTCTTGAATGCCATC GAGTGGAGCCTCTTCACCGACCCAAATGACTTCTTTGGTATTCTGAGTCAGCTGGAAACCAG CATCGCTGAACGTCAGGGGATGAAACGGGGCTGGTTAACCTACACCGACCTGTGTGTGCTGCTGGAGGAGTCTGCATGGAGTCAAGCCCTCACAGCTATCTATCAGCACTTTATAAAG GTATCCTGTATGCTTGGCCTGGTCTATCTCACCAGTGTAGCCGGCCTTATTGCTACCAGTGCTGTGCTGCACCAGCTCAGTCTCTGCAGAAGTGGCCAGTCCCTGCTTCCTCCACCAGATGAGATCAGCTTCCCCCACCTCCAGGCTTCCAAACTAAATCCAGAGACTCCTGTCCCAGCCGGCCGCCTGCCCTGTTGTGTTCTGGCCAACAAGAGCCTCAACCGTCAGGCTGGTGAATTTGAAATCGACGAATACAACAGAGAAAGTCACCCATCAGTGTCTGCAGAGCCATCCGTTTTATGTCTGTTGGGTTCCCTCCTCGCCTCAATGGGTCAAATACATCCTGACAGGAAGTCTAATACGGAAGCCCCCCAAACTTGGTTTTCTGCCTCCCTCTTCTGCCCTGGCTGTTTTGCAACCCTGCCGCATCTTCGGTGTGGGTTTGGAAACACCTCAGCACTCCTTGTTCATGGTCCCGTTGATGACCATCAGCAGTTATCGGTGATGTCTTCGAGCCTCCACAGATCTGTAGAACATAGTCTGGACTTTCAGTTTGGGGGGCTTCCTTCTGTACAGCTGCTCCCCTGCCATCCAGAGTGTGTGCTGCCCATCGACAAAGTCCCGGCTCTGCTCGTGCCCGGTTAG
- the prkag3a gene encoding 5'-AMP-activated protein kinase subunit gamma-1 isoform X3, translated as MEPLPQVSSSEEKQRIQKQEADATVYLNFMKSHRCYDAIPTSCKLVIFDTTLQVKKAFFALVANGLRAAPLWDSKLQRFVGMLTITDFINILHCYYKSPMVQMYGLESQKIETWRGDSLRNVYLQYPNQFLISISPEARHKIHRLPVIDPESGNVLHILTHKRILKFLHIFGKKLPRPAFIQRQIQELGIGTFRNIATVQQTASLYDALSIFVERRVSALPVVDEQGIRSYSKRFHLPVIISVGIDFSIQQFIFSGKVVALYSRFDVINVAAEKTYNNLDMTMQEAVRRRTCYVEGVIKCRPDETLETIIDRIVTAEVHRLVLVDGADVVKGIVSLSDLLQAMVLTPAGIDALLS; from the exons ATGGAGCCTCTTCCACAG GTGTCATCGTCCGAGGAGAAGCAGAGAATTCAGAAGCAAG AGGCTGATGCCACAGTCTACTTAAATTTCATGAAAAGCCATCGTTGCTATGATGCCATTCCAACCAGCTGTAAACTGGTCATATTTGATACCACACTACAA GTGAAAAAGGCCTTTTTTGCACTGGTTGCAAATGGCTTGAGGGCTGCGCCTCTATGGGACAGCAAGTTGCAGAGATTTGTGG GTATGCTGACTATCACAGATTTCATCAACATCCTCCATTGCTATTACAAGTCTCCCATG GTCCAAATGTATGGTCTGGAGAGCCAGAAGATTGAGACATGGAGAGGTGATTCACTTCGAA ATGTCTACTTACAGTATCCCAATCAGTTCCTCATTAGTATTTCTCCAGAGGCCAG ACACAAGATCCACAGGCTACCTGTGATCGATCCAGAGTCTGGGAATGTCCTGCACATTCTGACCCACAAAAGAATCCTCAAGTTCCTCCATATATTT GGTAAAAAGCTTCCCAGGCCAGCGTTCATCCAGAGGCAGATCCAGGAGCTTGGGATAGGAACTTTCAGGAACATCGCCACAGTCCAGCAAACAGCATCACTTTATGATGCCCTCTCCATTTTTGTGGAGAGGCGTGTGTCAGCACTGCCGGTGGTGGATGAACAAGGTATACGTTCTTACAGTAAGCGTTTTCATCTACCTGTAATTATCAGCGTCGGTATCGATTTCAGCATCCAACAATTTATTTTCTCAGGCAAAGTGGTAGCACTCTACTCAAGATTTGATGTCATT AATGTAGCAGCCGAGAAGACTTACAACAATCTGGACATGACCATGCAGGAGGCCGTTCGCAGGCGCACATGTTACGTTGAGGGTGTGATCAAGTGCCGTCCGGATGAAACTTTGGAAACAATTATTGACCGAATAGTCACAGCTGAG GTCCATCGGCTGGTCCTGGTGGACGGGGCCGATGTGGTAAAGGGCATCGTTTCTCTGTCAGACCTGCTGCAGGCCATGGTCTTAACCCCTGCAGGTATTGATGCCCTTTTGTCCTAG
- the prkag3a gene encoding 5'-AMP-activated protein kinase subunit gamma-1 isoform X1 → MEPLPQVSSSEEKQRIQKQEADATVYLNFMKSHRCYDAIPTSCKLVIFDTTLQVKKAFFALVANGLRAAPLWDSKLQRFVGMLTITDFINILHCYYKSPMVQMYGLESQKIETWRGDSLRNVYLQYPNQFLISISPEASLFDAIYSLLRHKIHRLPVIDPESGNVLHILTHKRILKFLHIFGKKLPRPAFIQRQIQELGIGTFRNIATVQQTASLYDALSIFVERRVSALPVVDEQGIRSYSKRFHLPVIISVGIDFSIQQFIFSGKVVALYSRFDVINVAAEKTYNNLDMTMQEAVRRRTCYVEGVIKCRPDETLETIIDRIVTAEVHRLVLVDGADVVKGIVSLSDLLQAMVLTPAGIDALLS, encoded by the exons ATGGAGCCTCTTCCACAG GTGTCATCGTCCGAGGAGAAGCAGAGAATTCAGAAGCAAG AGGCTGATGCCACAGTCTACTTAAATTTCATGAAAAGCCATCGTTGCTATGATGCCATTCCAACCAGCTGTAAACTGGTCATATTTGATACCACACTACAA GTGAAAAAGGCCTTTTTTGCACTGGTTGCAAATGGCTTGAGGGCTGCGCCTCTATGGGACAGCAAGTTGCAGAGATTTGTGG GTATGCTGACTATCACAGATTTCATCAACATCCTCCATTGCTATTACAAGTCTCCCATG GTCCAAATGTATGGTCTGGAGAGCCAGAAGATTGAGACATGGAGAGGTGATTCACTTCGAA ATGTCTACTTACAGTATCCCAATCAGTTCCTCATTAGTATTTCTCCAGAGGCCAG CCTCTTTGATGCCATCTATTCCCTACTCAGACACAAGATCCACAGGCTACCTGTGATCGATCCAGAGTCTGGGAATGTCCTGCACATTCTGACCCACAAAAGAATCCTCAAGTTCCTCCATATATTT GGTAAAAAGCTTCCCAGGCCAGCGTTCATCCAGAGGCAGATCCAGGAGCTTGGGATAGGAACTTTCAGGAACATCGCCACAGTCCAGCAAACAGCATCACTTTATGATGCCCTCTCCATTTTTGTGGAGAGGCGTGTGTCAGCACTGCCGGTGGTGGATGAACAAGGTATACGTTCTTACAGTAAGCGTTTTCATCTACCTGTAATTATCAGCGTCGGTATCGATTTCAGCATCCAACAATTTATTTTCTCAGGCAAAGTGGTAGCACTCTACTCAAGATTTGATGTCATT AATGTAGCAGCCGAGAAGACTTACAACAATCTGGACATGACCATGCAGGAGGCCGTTCGCAGGCGCACATGTTACGTTGAGGGTGTGATCAAGTGCCGTCCGGATGAAACTTTGGAAACAATTATTGACCGAATAGTCACAGCTGAG GTCCATCGGCTGGTCCTGGTGGACGGGGCCGATGTGGTAAAGGGCATCGTTTCTCTGTCAGACCTGCTGCAGGCCATGGTCTTAACCCCTGCAGGTATTGATGCCCTTTTGTCCTAG
- the prkag3a gene encoding 5'-AMP-activated protein kinase subunit gamma-2 isoform X5 has translation MEPLPQVSSSEEKQRIQKQEADATVYLNFMKSHRCYDAIPTSCKLVIFDTTLQVKKAFFALVANGLRAAPLWDSKLQRFVGMLTITDFINILHCYYKSPMVQMYGLESQKIETWRDVYLQYPNQFLISISPEASLFDAIYSLLRHKIHRLPVIDPESGNVLHILTHKRILKFLHIFGKKLPRPAFIQRQIQELGIGTFRNIATVQQTASLYDALSIFVERRVSALPVVDEQGKVVALYSRFDVINVAAEKTYNNLDMTMQEAVRRRTCYVEGVIKCRPDETLETIIDRIVTAEVHRLVLVDGADVVKGIVSLSDLLQAMVLTPAGIDALLS, from the exons ATGGAGCCTCTTCCACAG GTGTCATCGTCCGAGGAGAAGCAGAGAATTCAGAAGCAAG AGGCTGATGCCACAGTCTACTTAAATTTCATGAAAAGCCATCGTTGCTATGATGCCATTCCAACCAGCTGTAAACTGGTCATATTTGATACCACACTACAA GTGAAAAAGGCCTTTTTTGCACTGGTTGCAAATGGCTTGAGGGCTGCGCCTCTATGGGACAGCAAGTTGCAGAGATTTGTGG GTATGCTGACTATCACAGATTTCATCAACATCCTCCATTGCTATTACAAGTCTCCCATG GTCCAAATGTATGGTCTGGAGAGCCAGAAGATTGAGACATGGAGAG ATGTCTACTTACAGTATCCCAATCAGTTCCTCATTAGTATTTCTCCAGAGGCCAG CCTCTTTGATGCCATCTATTCCCTACTCAGACACAAGATCCACAGGCTACCTGTGATCGATCCAGAGTCTGGGAATGTCCTGCACATTCTGACCCACAAAAGAATCCTCAAGTTCCTCCATATATTT GGTAAAAAGCTTCCCAGGCCAGCGTTCATCCAGAGGCAGATCCAGGAGCTTGGGATAGGAACTTTCAGGAACATCGCCACAGTCCAGCAAACAGCATCACTTTATGATGCCCTCTCCATTTTTGTGGAGAGGCGTGTGTCAGCACTGCCGGTGGTGGATGAACAAG GCAAAGTGGTAGCACTCTACTCAAGATTTGATGTCATT AATGTAGCAGCCGAGAAGACTTACAACAATCTGGACATGACCATGCAGGAGGCCGTTCGCAGGCGCACATGTTACGTTGAGGGTGTGATCAAGTGCCGTCCGGATGAAACTTTGGAAACAATTATTGACCGAATAGTCACAGCTGAG GTCCATCGGCTGGTCCTGGTGGACGGGGCCGATGTGGTAAAGGGCATCGTTTCTCTGTCAGACCTGCTGCAGGCCATGGTCTTAACCCCTGCAGGTATTGATGCCCTTTTGTCCTAG
- the prkag3a gene encoding 5'-AMP-activated protein kinase subunit gamma-1 isoform X4 codes for MEPLPQVSSSEEKQRIQKQEADATVYLNFMKSHRCYDAIPTSCKLVIFDTTLQVKKAFFALVANGLRAAPLWDSKLQRFVGMLTITDFINILHCYYKSPMVQMYGLESQKIETWRGDSLRNVYLQYPNQFLISISPEASLFDAIYSLLRHKIHRLPVIDPESGNVLHILTHKRILKFLHIFGKKLPRPAFIQRQIQELGIGTFRNIATVQQTASLYDALSIFVERRVSALPVVDEQGKVVALYSRFDVINVAAEKTYNNLDMTMQEAVRRRTCYVEGVIKCRPDETLETIIDRIVTAEVHRLVLVDGADVVKGIVSLSDLLQAMVLTPAGIDALLS; via the exons ATGGAGCCTCTTCCACAG GTGTCATCGTCCGAGGAGAAGCAGAGAATTCAGAAGCAAG AGGCTGATGCCACAGTCTACTTAAATTTCATGAAAAGCCATCGTTGCTATGATGCCATTCCAACCAGCTGTAAACTGGTCATATTTGATACCACACTACAA GTGAAAAAGGCCTTTTTTGCACTGGTTGCAAATGGCTTGAGGGCTGCGCCTCTATGGGACAGCAAGTTGCAGAGATTTGTGG GTATGCTGACTATCACAGATTTCATCAACATCCTCCATTGCTATTACAAGTCTCCCATG GTCCAAATGTATGGTCTGGAGAGCCAGAAGATTGAGACATGGAGAGGTGATTCACTTCGAA ATGTCTACTTACAGTATCCCAATCAGTTCCTCATTAGTATTTCTCCAGAGGCCAG CCTCTTTGATGCCATCTATTCCCTACTCAGACACAAGATCCACAGGCTACCTGTGATCGATCCAGAGTCTGGGAATGTCCTGCACATTCTGACCCACAAAAGAATCCTCAAGTTCCTCCATATATTT GGTAAAAAGCTTCCCAGGCCAGCGTTCATCCAGAGGCAGATCCAGGAGCTTGGGATAGGAACTTTCAGGAACATCGCCACAGTCCAGCAAACAGCATCACTTTATGATGCCCTCTCCATTTTTGTGGAGAGGCGTGTGTCAGCACTGCCGGTGGTGGATGAACAAG GCAAAGTGGTAGCACTCTACTCAAGATTTGATGTCATT AATGTAGCAGCCGAGAAGACTTACAACAATCTGGACATGACCATGCAGGAGGCCGTTCGCAGGCGCACATGTTACGTTGAGGGTGTGATCAAGTGCCGTCCGGATGAAACTTTGGAAACAATTATTGACCGAATAGTCACAGCTGAG GTCCATCGGCTGGTCCTGGTGGACGGGGCCGATGTGGTAAAGGGCATCGTTTCTCTGTCAGACCTGCTGCAGGCCATGGTCTTAACCCCTGCAGGTATTGATGCCCTTTTGTCCTAG
- the prkag3a gene encoding 5'-AMP-activated protein kinase subunit gamma-1 isoform X2, with translation MEPLPQVSSSEEKQRIQKQEADATVYLNFMKSHRCYDAIPTSCKLVIFDTTLQVKKAFFALVANGLRAAPLWDSKLQRFVGMLTITDFINILHCYYKSPMVQMYGLESQKIETWRDVYLQYPNQFLISISPEASLFDAIYSLLRHKIHRLPVIDPESGNVLHILTHKRILKFLHIFGKKLPRPAFIQRQIQELGIGTFRNIATVQQTASLYDALSIFVERRVSALPVVDEQGIRSYSKRFHLPVIISVGIDFSIQQFIFSGKVVALYSRFDVINVAAEKTYNNLDMTMQEAVRRRTCYVEGVIKCRPDETLETIIDRIVTAEVHRLVLVDGADVVKGIVSLSDLLQAMVLTPAGIDALLS, from the exons ATGGAGCCTCTTCCACAG GTGTCATCGTCCGAGGAGAAGCAGAGAATTCAGAAGCAAG AGGCTGATGCCACAGTCTACTTAAATTTCATGAAAAGCCATCGTTGCTATGATGCCATTCCAACCAGCTGTAAACTGGTCATATTTGATACCACACTACAA GTGAAAAAGGCCTTTTTTGCACTGGTTGCAAATGGCTTGAGGGCTGCGCCTCTATGGGACAGCAAGTTGCAGAGATTTGTGG GTATGCTGACTATCACAGATTTCATCAACATCCTCCATTGCTATTACAAGTCTCCCATG GTCCAAATGTATGGTCTGGAGAGCCAGAAGATTGAGACATGGAGAG ATGTCTACTTACAGTATCCCAATCAGTTCCTCATTAGTATTTCTCCAGAGGCCAG CCTCTTTGATGCCATCTATTCCCTACTCAGACACAAGATCCACAGGCTACCTGTGATCGATCCAGAGTCTGGGAATGTCCTGCACATTCTGACCCACAAAAGAATCCTCAAGTTCCTCCATATATTT GGTAAAAAGCTTCCCAGGCCAGCGTTCATCCAGAGGCAGATCCAGGAGCTTGGGATAGGAACTTTCAGGAACATCGCCACAGTCCAGCAAACAGCATCACTTTATGATGCCCTCTCCATTTTTGTGGAGAGGCGTGTGTCAGCACTGCCGGTGGTGGATGAACAAGGTATACGTTCTTACAGTAAGCGTTTTCATCTACCTGTAATTATCAGCGTCGGTATCGATTTCAGCATCCAACAATTTATTTTCTCAGGCAAAGTGGTAGCACTCTACTCAAGATTTGATGTCATT AATGTAGCAGCCGAGAAGACTTACAACAATCTGGACATGACCATGCAGGAGGCCGTTCGCAGGCGCACATGTTACGTTGAGGGTGTGATCAAGTGCCGTCCGGATGAAACTTTGGAAACAATTATTGACCGAATAGTCACAGCTGAG GTCCATCGGCTGGTCCTGGTGGACGGGGCCGATGTGGTAAAGGGCATCGTTTCTCTGTCAGACCTGCTGCAGGCCATGGTCTTAACCCCTGCAGGTATTGATGCCCTTTTGTCCTAG
- the prkag3a gene encoding 5'-AMP-activated protein kinase subunit gamma-2 isoform X6, whose product MGQQVAEICMLTITDFINILHCYYKSPMVQMYGLESQKIETWRGDSLRNVYLQYPNQFLISISPEASLFDAIYSLLRHKIHRLPVIDPESGNVLHILTHKRILKFLHIFGKKLPRPAFIQRQIQELGIGTFRNIATVQQTASLYDALSIFVERRVSALPVVDEQGIRSYSKRFHLPVIISVGIDFSIQQFIFSGKVVALYSRFDVINVAAEKTYNNLDMTMQEAVRRRTCYVEGVIKCRPDETLETIIDRIVTAEVHRLVLVDGADVVKGIVSLSDLLQAMVLTPAGIDALLS is encoded by the exons ATGGGACAGCAAGTTGCAGAGATTT GTATGCTGACTATCACAGATTTCATCAACATCCTCCATTGCTATTACAAGTCTCCCATG GTCCAAATGTATGGTCTGGAGAGCCAGAAGATTGAGACATGGAGAGGTGATTCACTTCGAA ATGTCTACTTACAGTATCCCAATCAGTTCCTCATTAGTATTTCTCCAGAGGCCAG CCTCTTTGATGCCATCTATTCCCTACTCAGACACAAGATCCACAGGCTACCTGTGATCGATCCAGAGTCTGGGAATGTCCTGCACATTCTGACCCACAAAAGAATCCTCAAGTTCCTCCATATATTT GGTAAAAAGCTTCCCAGGCCAGCGTTCATCCAGAGGCAGATCCAGGAGCTTGGGATAGGAACTTTCAGGAACATCGCCACAGTCCAGCAAACAGCATCACTTTATGATGCCCTCTCCATTTTTGTGGAGAGGCGTGTGTCAGCACTGCCGGTGGTGGATGAACAAGGTATACGTTCTTACAGTAAGCGTTTTCATCTACCTGTAATTATCAGCGTCGGTATCGATTTCAGCATCCAACAATTTATTTTCTCAGGCAAAGTGGTAGCACTCTACTCAAGATTTGATGTCATT AATGTAGCAGCCGAGAAGACTTACAACAATCTGGACATGACCATGCAGGAGGCCGTTCGCAGGCGCACATGTTACGTTGAGGGTGTGATCAAGTGCCGTCCGGATGAAACTTTGGAAACAATTATTGACCGAATAGTCACAGCTGAG GTCCATCGGCTGGTCCTGGTGGACGGGGCCGATGTGGTAAAGGGCATCGTTTCTCTGTCAGACCTGCTGCAGGCCATGGTCTTAACCCCTGCAGGTATTGATGCCCTTTTGTCCTAG